GTAGAGAAAACTATAAAAGGGAGCAAATACTTTTCCCAGCACTgtataacttgtttaaaaaatatatatatactttacctttatttaactaggcaagtcagttaaaaacaaaatcttattttcaatgacagcataggaacagtgggttaactgcctgttcaggggcagaaaagcagctttgtaccttgtcagctcagggattcgaactaactttcggttactagtccaatgctctaactactaggccaccctgccgccccacccttatatatgcctcatgagcttagttaacTGTCGCACCCCATCAGAACACAAAATATAAGCTCTTTatactccattgtttgtaaacattgtaaatgtaaacaaacactgtacagcctcataacatggttaaactaTCATTTGGATACCATGGATGgtaagtccttgcatccatagctgtcTTTAAATTTGAGAGTAatgacatttctccagccccatcaccCTGCTTTTTACCGAAATAGTGGTGGGGAAAACGCTTTGGTaatgtttcaactgctgattgccactttaagGCTCATGGTAAAGGGGGTTATCTTGAGGGGGAAATTCAAATCACATTTGCTGATGCGTTGAGGTGCAAAATGATGAAAGTTTCAGTTTTGCCGTTAGTCATCTCTAATAAAGCTAAGGATATAGAGTTGGAATATCTTCAAATCCTGGGATAGAAAAGACTGTAGGTCGATAACTACTTTCTTTCACCTATATGAACAATGGTATGGACGTGGCTACTTGAACACATTGTGGCAAATTTAAAAGAAGATCAATCCATTATATAAAGGTTTGTTTTTGTGGAAGAGGTTCCACGGTGATCACAAAAGCATTTATGAAGCCTTTGGGACATGGTTGTTGATCGTATAAGGTTATTAAAAAGGACCCTTGCTTCCGAAATGGTTTCAGTTCAACTTTAACACACATTCCACACACAAACCTCAGATCTATACACACCACGATGAGACTTGCCAAAAATATGACCCTCTCAAGAATCATAGATATTTGGCTTGAGTCCATCTTTTTCTCTATCAATTTTTCTTGTGcggaatatttaaaaaaaaaattaaaaaataatgacAGACCTCACAGCCAAGATGTGGCTTCTGAATATATTCTTAAATAAGATTTATTTTACACCTCAAAACAGAAAAGTATGGGGATCGGGCACGTGGTACATTGGGAATGTATTTACAACTGTAGTTTACATTTTTTTGGTGTAAGCTCAGAGAAAAATGTTAATACAGTCATAATAATTGCACTTCATAAATATCCACTGTTGCCAGCATTTCCACGTGACAAAGCCTCAGCGCTCTCTCCAGTTAATAAACTCAATTTACCAGTGAAATTTGACTGACCAAGGAAATGCTAATTTAGGACCATAGGACTGCTGCACTGATCAATTATTATAaatttttttacaaatattttcACTCGAGTCCCTCAAGCCAAGGCATTAGACATTTCAGTAATTTAAGTGCAGTACATTCAAGGGAAACTCACAGTCATAATAAATATTTCAATGTTCTGAATCCTAAAGTCAACAAATGACTCGGGCTCAACGCGTCTCAACCATGGGCTGAAACGGACCAGGAAAAAGCAGTGTACCTTGTCTCATCTCACATCACCCGAGAGAACAGGGCATGATTGTTTCACATCAAGACTCccttttggtcccagctctcacTCCTCCTATATGATAGTGCCCAGAAGTGAAAAGGGATATCCCACTTCTACCATACTTATAAAAGGGAGGCATGACAGGAATAGCACTATAACGGAACAAAGTCAAAAGCCTCCCATAGCAAAAAGCTGATTCAGCCTCATTTTTCAGATTCCTAAACtggttgtttttttgggggggggtttagGGAAAACAAATCTAGGGATTAAAAGGAatatattaaaataaatatattaaaagATGTATAACTAAACCACACACAAGAGGTCATGCTGGAAAACCTCCCAATCAGACAGTAACAATCTTcaatagagaaaaaaaaaactttttttttttgttgcaacatTTTCTTTTTCGTAAGTGTTTTCAAGATGTACTGTAGATTCCAGTGTTGTTTAGAGAAGATAGCTCTCTGGCTAGGTTACAGAACCAGAGCAGCGACTATGCCTTATACCAGGACATCAGAAACTGCACGTCAGCTTGAGGAGGAATAACAAGAAACAATAAAAAAGCATTTTGAGACACTTTTCCCCCATAGCAGCCTATGCATATAATATACCTACAAATATAGAAAACAACAAAAATAGGTTCAAGTTTTCAAGTTTCTTAAATATATCATATCCAAACTACCCAATTCCAAACTCCAAAGTTAACAAAGTTTTAAACTCCAAGCAGTGCAATTTATGGGATCAATTATAACAACAATAATTACTAATATTGTCATATATTTTTCATTCAACATTGTGACATGTGTGTACAcgtctgtgtttgtgtatgtgtgtatgagtttttgagtgtgtgcatgtgtatgtatgaAAATGTGTGCGAGTATGATGTATTTCTTTAGGGACTTTAGAAAGCAGCCCTACCCTTTGGCCCTTTGGAGCCTTCTTTGTGACTATAGCACCCCAGTTGCTTTGTATTTGGATGGGGGAACAACAGAGGTGGCTGTATGCACTTTCATAACCAGCTAGAATTCTCACCAAAAAAAGTTGAATCGACtcaaaacaacaacatcaacaataaAACAAGAAAggaacaaatacaaataaaatcaCCCCCAAATTCCTGTTGGCAAACCACACTATGGGACATCTGGAGAATCTTCTGTCAGGGCACCCAAAACCACCGAAACCCTTTTTCTCCCTGACTGATAAATAACCAGTCTGGGCTGGGAGGGAGAAACCCCCCCAGCCCGTCACCGAACACAAGATCCACTCTAACACCATCGCTTCCCTCCCTGGAGCCTCCGAGCTGCTTCAAGCAGTGCCAGTCTCAACAGGCCTATATGTCCCCAGGAAATCAAGGTCTTCTTCTCTGTCCCTCAGCTTTTGATCCAGATTTCGCATCATTCATTCATTCTTGTCCCCTGGCTCTCGCCCTCATCCCCCCACGCTCTATCTGTAAACTGGGAGGCGGATGTGCGCATGCTGGTGGTCCAACAGCCGTGGCACCGACACAGTCTCGTAGCCTTTGCCCAGCATCTGCTCTTTGATGCAGGGCGGGTGGACGTCGTTGATCAGGTACTCCAGAGACTGCAGGCTGCTGCTCAGCACCGATGTGTTGCACAGCTGGTTCTTACTGGGCAAGCTGCAGCACAGGCATCCCCCGCTCCCGCTGTCTATTGcggggtggtggtgatgatggtggtggtgatggtggggatgaTGGTGGTGGGGGTAGCTCATCTCCCTGTGCCCCCCAGTGGCTGGCCCTCGGGTGGTGGTCCCCAGGAGCTCCTGGTGCGGGTTGTAACAGTCACTGTCGGGGGTGACCAGCACGCTGTTCCAGGGTGGGGCAAAGTACTGGCCCACCGAGAAGTTCCCATGCATCCCCATGCAGTTCAGAGGGGAGGAGCTGACCTTGTCCaggcaccccccaccccctccacttCCCCCCGTCAGGTGGTAgggtctggaggaggaggaggatgacaccTGCGCCTGGGCCATGATCCCTGCTCCCCCCGGGGCACCACAGCTTTCAGGGGACTTACTGATGGCCCCTCCTCCCCCGCTGCCCGCACTATACATGCGAAGCacagcctgctgctgctgttgctgtttcTGCCACAGGATGTAGTCCATGCTGTCCGAGTACATCCCGGCCTTCATGGCCTCGCCACTGTGCACCGCCAGCGGCAGCCCTGCCCCTGTGTACACCAGGTTAGGCTGGGGCACCATGCCGCCCACGTAGCCGCCTCCCGAGGAGCAGGAGGATACCCCCATGATACCCCCCGCACCCTGCTTGGAGGGGCTGGGGTTGGTAGAGGGTGCGGTGGAGGAGTTTGCACCCTGGCACACCTGCTGCAGAGCCTGGGCCTGGCAGTGTTGGTTGATTTGATAGATGATGCTCTGGATGGAAGGGAGGTTGGACTGTGGGGGTAGCTGGACCAGGCCTCGTCCCCCTGTCACAGGGATCCCAGAGCCAGCCACAGTGACGTTAGGGGGCACCGAGAGGGAGAGGCTAGGGGCCTCGGGGGGCTGCGAGGGTCCAGTGTGGTACACCATCCGGCAGTGGCCATTGGCTAAAGTACTACTGCTAGGGGGAGGGTACGGGGCGACAGCTATTTGGGCTGGGGAGAGCTTAGTTCGCCTGCCTTCCGAGTTCTTGAGGACGCCCTTAGTGGGGGCGAAGGGGGAAGAGACCTTGACAATGCCCAGGAGGCCTGTGTAGCCGCCGGTATGGAGGTGTGGGTAGGGGCTGTAGCGCTGgctacctgtggtgtcaaagcCGTTCACAGTCCGGTTAAGGTGCTTGTGCTGGGGGACTCTGATGTTGGTGGGGAAGATCTTGATGGAGAGTGGGCTGCTCTGCGTCTTCTGGGCGTAGGCATCCAGCTCAGCCACGCTGGGGTAGCGGGGAGAATGCATGGGAACCACCATGTCACCTGCAAGATAAATAGACAAGAGACACATGGGAATGAGCACAAGAGACAGAGCTAAGCATTGAACAAAGTAATAAGTCAGTACAGGTCACCACACTTATAGGGTAGGATATTCAACAAGCAcaacacttacacaaatgactgatgactagctgagagaaattgatgataaaaatattgtgtgatctgttttgttagacttcagtgcggcttttgacattatcgatcttagtctgctgatggaaaaacatatgtgttatggctttaaaccccttgctatattgtggataaagagttaccggTCTAACAGAatacagagggtgttctttaatggaatcctctccaacataatccaggtagaatcaggaattccccagggcagtggtctaggccccttactttttaaaatctttactaATGAAATGCCACTGGCCTTGAATAACGCCAGTGTATCTAGGTacgcggatgactcaacactatacaagtcagctactacagcaagtgaaatcactgctGCGCTTGAGAAAGAACTGCAGttcgtttcagaatgggtggcaaggagtAAGTTCATCTTAattatttccaaaactaaaagcattgtacttgggaaaaataattcactaaaccttaaacctcaactaaatcttgtaataaataatgtggaaattgagcaagttgaggtgactaaactgcttggagtaatcctggattgtaaactctcatggtcaaaacatattgatacaacagtagcgaAGACGGGGAGAAGTCTATCCATAATAAAGAGCTGCTCTGCATTTTtaataacactatcaacaaggctggtcctacaggctctagttttttCGTACTGTTCAGTCGTGGGTTCAGGTGCAACAAAGAGGGACcttggaaaattacaattggcttagaacagggcagcacggctggcccttaaatgtacaagGAGagataacattaataatatgcatgtaaatctctcatggcACCAAGTGGAGAAGGAatggacttcatcactacttgtttttgtaagaagtgttgacatgctgaatgcactgagctgtctgtttaaactactagcacacagctctgacacccaTGCATACTCTACAGGACATGCCAtcaaaggtctcttcacaatccccaagtccagaacagactattggagtactacatagagccatggatACATGGAACTCTACTACGCATCAGGTAACTGGTGCAAGtggtagaatcagatttaaaaaacagaaacatACACCTTATGGTGTACAGCGAGGACTGTAAagagatacacacaggcacagacacacatacacatgataagacacacacacacgtggattttgtattgtattgtagatatgtgatagagAGTAGTGGCTTGAGGGAACagacttaatgtgttgtgaagtgTTATGAAATttcatgtaatattttaaattgtatataactgccttaatgttgctggaccccaggaccCCTCCATCTCATTTTCACCCCCCCTGTGAATGTATATCCCACGACGAATGgatctttaaaataaaaaaaaactaattCTGTTGAAGGCTGGCACCTTAGGCACTGTTAAATCAGTGCTTTGTGAAATTAATTCAGACTCTCTTTAGCGTCGAATTGGGTTAGCCTTTGATATttggagagggagcagggggagggagtAGAGAAGCATATTTAATTGCAGTGGCACAGTTGAGATTTATAAGTAGTATCACTTACTGGGTTTTATCCTTCCTCAATGATTTGACCCAGGACTACTTGGAGATGGGGCGATGGAAACCCTAACTAAAATCACAATTAACCATCTGTAGGGAATTCTTAACCTGGTTTCAGGGTGAGCTAAATAATGAGAATAGCAAGTCACATTTAATACAATGTGTTTCAAACCTGCtgctacaaaacaataaagaatgaaCATAGTAAAGTGTAACTCCAAAAGGTTTAGTTTTAAAATCTCTGAATTGTAAAGTTTAGATTAAAGTTGGCATATGGCTTATATAGTTTTTATTTCTCTGTCATTTCAGTATTGGGGTCCACAGAATTCACTAGAACACATAGTAATATGCAGTCATATGTACATATGTATTTCTATGGCTGTAACACTAGCTAGATATCCTGCCCAGTGCCAGAATTCCACTATCATAAGCAAGATGCTCTGTCACTCACAACTAAATGGTGGTTGTGGTACGCTACCTAGTACTTGGAGCCATTCCAAACCCCAAATGAAATCCCACAACGTCTGAGTTCGGTCACACAGACTAGTATTATTGGCTTTTACTCAGGTAGCGACAGCTTAATCGACCCAGAGATGAGGTGGCAAATCAGGAAAATGTCCCTTTCTAAAAGCCCACCATTATTTGTCAGTGTTGGGgggtggggtacagagattggaTTTAAAAGATATTCAGGCAATTTCATGGCTACTTAAAGTTGACAGGCAAAGGTTTCCCTGTTTTTGCAAACCTTAACACTAAAACAGGCATGACTACCTGTCAACATTCTCTTTTGGAATGTTTGGAAAGGATGTCATTTGAGGGCATTGTGAAAATTCCAGAATTTGAAAATGTTCAAATTCCACATATCACATGCTCGATATTGTACTGTTGAGAACACAATCAGAACTCAATTACACATTTGATCAAGCTAATCTGTCAAGAGATAACCTTGATAGTCTGGCTGTAGCTAGCTACTGGGATTTCAAAGTAGTTTATATTTTTCACTAGTGCTGCACTGTGACAGTCGGTGGTCGGAGCAGATTTATGCTGCAGAATGAGAAGACAAGATGCTGTTCTCCTTCTATCTAACTATAATAAATCACTTGAAACGACACTACTGTTTACAGTCATCTTTATTAAGGGCCAGCTCAAAGTAGTAAGAGTATTTGTGTATGAGTATATGCTTTTAAAAGCAATTTCCCTAGGAGAGATCATGATCATGGATGTTTTTGGCTAGCTAAACCACACTTGGGCTAGCTACTGTTtgcttactagctagctaaccttgaGTTCACAGTACAATTAGTAAGAAAGGGTCTAGCTATCTACATATGGTAACATTTGATCAGAAATAGCTTCATTGTTTTCATGTGATAGTTAGCCACATTTTGGTTAGCTAATTAGCTTTTTGTCTGCAATGGCTGCAGccagtgtagctagctagatagtttACTTCTTGGGAAACAATATGTATGCTAAGTTTATTAGCTAGGtaactagctggctaacattCATTATACATGTGTTGTTTCATACAACCAGTCTTACCAACTaaaacatttagctagctagttagccagctagTCTTAGCTGTTTGAATGGCAGCCTCAGCACATTACTTGGCAATACACAATTAGCTATCTAGATTATATCTCATTATCTGAATATGAATAATTATTGACATACATGTTTATTTCCCAGATATACAAGTGTCTTCTCACATCCTGTCAGTTTCATTCGTTTAATTTCTGATCCAGAAAATTACTAATAAAAGCCATGTCTGTAGCTTGTGTTCCTTGCAGTATTAAGCCATTGCTCTTTCCTTTCTGTCCTCAAATAACATCATCCATTCATTCTATGGCCAGAAAATGACATCTTCACCAAAAAGTAGAAATGACAACTAAAATGTAGTCATAGGCAAAGATGTTGTTGAGGCTTCTTTAAAAAAGGTGCACTATGCaaaatcgctccaccatttcctggttgctaaaattcaaatatttagcctaatttcagtttatgtgacaaaacaagcaagtatagtgcaGATAATcaatgtaccatctaaaccgctgtgaaatgtattttccataaccaaaagtaTTACATTTTCAGCTGTTTAAAGCTGGTGTATAAAGACGCAAAAacgaaacttaagaacgggaagcatataaataaagaacagatctaccgctccTAAGACTTGCTTTCAGTGAGAATTTACAGATCTATACCTAACATTTCTATGTCAATTTGGTCGTGTCGCCCAAAAAGTTCTTTATTATTTAAGTGTTGTGGTTTTTATGGAGACCTTTGCCTGTCACCTTTATCAAAGTGCAACAAAAAGAGGGGCATCGGGGGAAGAACTCAATTTCACATAAATAAATCATCTGCCACCAATGACTCGCAACCCCTTAAAAAAATGAATTTTTATGCAAAAGCGAACAAAAAAAACCACCAAGACTAAACAAAATAGAAACGCGCCAGTCAGCGAATGTCGTGGTGACCTGAGGAGTTTCGAGGCAAGGGGCTGTATGAGCGGGACTCACTCCATTTCAGTTTAAAGAGACTTTACAGCCAAGCAGTCACCAACTCTTATTCTTCTGCTCCCATTACTGATAGCATGAGAAGTTCATTTCTACTATTCAATGGGCCTCCAACTGTGAAAATGATTAAATCTACAAGATCCATATCATAAAGGAAATAAATTGGGAGTTAGAACTTGCATATTATTTGCGTCTGTGAAATTGTGAATGTTCCAACTACAAGACAAtactattttatttaacctttatttaaataggcaagtcaagTAAGAACAAATggttattttacaatgacagccaaaccctcccctaacccggacgacactgggccaattgtgcgccgccctatgggactcccgatcacggccagttgtgatacagcccaagatcaaaccagggtctgtagtgacgcctctagcactgagatgcagcgcttcagaccgctgtgccacttgggagatTGTTGAAGTAAATAAAACATATTGATGCTTCAAGCAAATATATTAGGTATACACATCACAACGTTTTCAATAGTCAATGACAGTACGATCAGACTCCAGCATCACAACTGGTCCTAAATAAGACAAGAGAGACAATGTAGtatccctttcctgcagtcaaatgactaaATCACCCTCACCCTCGAGTGGggaattttattcatatttttcataattaattaAACAAATTTAAATGCTGGAAATCCAGTGTTTCTACGtgaaacggttttgttatattttagTCTTCTGTGatatgtatataaagtgtaatttCAGTATGCAAACTCTAAATATAATATGTttcaactgtatatctgacatggtacacgtgtttttaaacccataaccatgagtgtgaggtgtatactttagtttcaaagtagatttttgTTTAAGACTATTTAGCCCACTGGAGTAAAAGGttgaaaaaaaatacaatgttATGTTTATGGCTGTAAATGAATCTGATCACATTGTAATGGGTTGGGCTGAAAGGGTCATATATGACTCGGAAACCAAGGAATGCTTGACTGTCCTTAGAAGGACACAGGCATGAACATAGAGATCCAGATCAGTGGGCAGCAGGACTGAGGCTGCCTGACTAGGGCACAATTCTCCCAACCTAACCTTCCCTGGTGACAGCGTTGATTGCAACACGCTTTGATGTTCCCACAGGCAGGGGAAACTGACAGAAGACTTATTTAATGTGctccaaagaagaagaaaaaatctcGGCATTCGCCAGTCCACATGCAAATGGGCTGGCTGCATTTTTAAATAAACATATTTGATCATCACATGGTTTAAATGAGGAGCGATATTCTGCTTTGGCATATCAAGGGGCTGTgcccctcctcaccccccctGCAACATGCCCATCATTCCCCCTAATTACTGCCACATGAATTTTAAAAATGttgcaaaacaaccagaaaaTTCATTCAAGGGTGGCAAATTCTCAGTCCATATTTTCCATGTCTGACTCTACTGTGCTGTCTCTCCTTCTGCATGCGGACAAAAGTTCCACTACTCCCGATCTCCTcagtctccttccatctctccttggcTCGCCCGTTGTTTGTCAACAGGCAGAGCCTTTGGGGAGCGACCTGGCATCAAAGGGTTTCACACTTCAGAGGCCACAGGGATTAGAGGCTTGACAGGTCCCACAAAACCCATCTCAGCCCCACAAAGGCTTCCGGTTATTAGAGCCTACTGGcaccgaggaagaggaggaggaggcaaaTGAGCGTCTGTGCTCTTTCAGATTCTAGTTGCCTACTATTCTGTTAGTTGCAGAGTTGATtaaatgtgacacacacacacacacactttgtcgtGCTGTTTGATGTGCATGGCCAGGGGATCTTCATCCGTCTTCTCCCAGGAGGAGCTGTGGGTTTGCAGGATAAGCAAGCGAAGGGCATAGAGGAGGTGAAAGGAGAGTGCCTAACGGTGTTGAGGCC
This window of the Oncorhynchus tshawytscha isolate Ot180627B linkage group LG12, Otsh_v2.0, whole genome shotgun sequence genome carries:
- the fam222a gene encoding protein FAM222A isoform X1 — encoded protein: MLACLQRRQNPPIPSSQHPLCASKALEPPQALSRKCDMVVPMHSPRYPSVAELDAYAQKTQSSPLSIKIFPTNIRVPQHKHLNRTVNGFDTTGSQRYSPYPHLHTGGYTGLLGIVKVSSPFAPTKGVLKNSEGRRTKLSPAQIAVAPYPPPSSSTLANGHCRMVYHTGPSQPPEAPSLSLSVPPNVTVAGSGIPVTGGRGLVQLPPQSNLPSIQSIIYQINQHCQAQALQQVCQGANSSTAPSTNPSPSKQGAGGIMGVSSCSSGGGYVGGMVPQPNLVYTGAGLPLAVHSGEAMKAGMYSDSMDYILWQKQQQQQQAVLRMYSAGSGGGGAISKSPESCGAPGGAGIMAQAQVSSSSSSRPYHLTGGSGGGGGCLDKVSSSPLNCMGMHGNFSVGQYFAPPWNSVLVTPDSDCYNPHQELLGTTTRGPATGGHREMSYPHHHHPHHHHHHHHHHPAIDSGSGGCLCCSLPSKNQLCNTSVLSSSLQSLEYLINDVHPPCIKEQMLGKGYETVSVPRLLDHQHAHIRLPVYR
- the fam222a gene encoding protein FAM222A isoform X2, whose product is MVVPMHSPRYPSVAELDAYAQKTQSSPLSIKIFPTNIRVPQHKHLNRTVNGFDTTGSQRYSPYPHLHTGGYTGLLGIVKVSSPFAPTKGVLKNSEGRRTKLSPAQIAVAPYPPPSSSTLANGHCRMVYHTGPSQPPEAPSLSLSVPPNVTVAGSGIPVTGGRGLVQLPPQSNLPSIQSIIYQINQHCQAQALQQVCQGANSSTAPSTNPSPSKQGAGGIMGVSSCSSGGGYVGGMVPQPNLVYTGAGLPLAVHSGEAMKAGMYSDSMDYILWQKQQQQQQAVLRMYSAGSGGGGAISKSPESCGAPGGAGIMAQAQVSSSSSSRPYHLTGGSGGGGGCLDKVSSSPLNCMGMHGNFSVGQYFAPPWNSVLVTPDSDCYNPHQELLGTTTRGPATGGHREMSYPHHHHPHHHHHHHHHHPAIDSGSGGCLCCSLPSKNQLCNTSVLSSSLQSLEYLINDVHPPCIKEQMLGKGYETVSVPRLLDHQHAHIRLPVYR